The genomic region GCCGGTCTTCGGCAAGCTGGGCGATATGTACGGCCGCAAGCTGATGCTCCAGGTCGGCTTGGGACTGTTCATGGTCGCCTCGGTGATCGCGGCGCTGTCGGTCGATCTGACCATGCTGGTCGCCTGTCGCTTCCTGCAAGGGTTCGGCGGCGGCGGGCTGATCGTCACCGCCATGGCCGCGGTCGGCGACGTGCTGCCCGCCCGCGAGCGCGGCAAGGCGCAGGGCTTCATCGGCGCGTCCTTCGGCGTATCGACGGCCATCGGGCCGCTGATCGGCGGGCTGATCGTCCAGACTCTCTCCTGGCGCTGGCTGTTCCTGGTCAACCTGCCCATCGGCCTCATCGCCTTCGCCGTCATCGCCGTGGCCTTCCAGCCGCACGCCACCAGCGTAAAGCGCAAGATCGACTATGCCGGCGCCATCCTGCTCACCGTCTCGCTCTCATCGCTGGTGATCTACACCAGCATCGGCGGCACGGTCATGCCATGGCTCGACCCCCTGGCGCTGTCGCTACCGGTCGTCGGCATAGTGTCGCTCATCGCCTTCGTTCTGGTCGAGCGCAAGGCCGCCGAGCCGATTCTGCCCCTCTACCTCTTCCGCAACAACGCGTTTCTGGTTTCCAACGGCGTCGGCTTCATCGTCGGCACGGTCATGTTCGGCACCATCACATACATGCCCTCATACCTGCTGATCGTTCAGGGCTTTGCCCCCACCCAGGCCGGGCTGGCGCTCCTGCCGCTGATGATCGGCCTGATCGGCACGTCCACGCTTTCGGGCATGTATATGTCGCGCACCGGACGCTACAAGCTATTGCCCATCGTGTCCTCGGCCGTCCTCGCCGTTGGCGCGCTGCTGCTGGGCACGCTCGGCACCGATACGCCGTTCCCGCTGGTCATGCTCTACGTCCTGCTGGTCGGCATCGGCATCGGGCCGGTGATGAGCGTGGGCGTCGCCGCGATCCAGAACGCGGTCCCCCATTCGGTGCTGGGTGTCGCGACGGCCAGCGCGCAGATGTTCCGCCAGATCGGCGGCTCGCTGGGCGTGGCCGTGCTCGGCGCCATCTTCGCCAATCGGCTGGCTTATGAAACGGCCGCAATCGGGCACCCGGAAGGAACCGCGGGCTTTAATGCCGACATTCTCGCCACGATGCCGGCGGCCGAGCAGGCCGCCATGCTGCAGGCCTATGTCTCGGCGCTCCATCCGATCTTCTGGATCGCCGCCATCGCTGCCGTCGTCGCCTTCGTCATCGGCTGGCTCCTGGTCGAAATCCCGCTTTCCGACCGGCGGCCCGAGCGCATGGATCTCGAACCGGAAGCACAGGCGGCGGAATAGCTGCATCGGATCAACGGCTTAACGGCCTTCCCGGAATCAAGTCGATAGACGCCTGAATCAAACTATCAACGCCCCTGGGATTTCCCCAGGGGCGTTGCTTTTAGAAGCTGGCCCGCAGCGAAAGCCCGATATCGTGGCTCTCATAGTCGTAGAACACGTTGTCCGACCAGCTATTGGTGTACTCGTAATAGATCGAGGGCATCAGCGGCCCGAACGTGATGTCGCGATGGCTGGCATCGATGCGGCCGGTGACGAACGTATCGACCTGATCTTTTTCGGTCTGGAACGGGGCAGGGCGCCAGTGCCAGCGCTGGCCGACGGTGCCTTCCAGACCCAGCAGCAATCCGCCTTCGAGCAGCGTATCGAGCCGCGCTTCGAGCGTGCCTTCCAGCGTGCGGAAACTCTCGTCATCGGTGTGGTGGTAGATGGCCCGGGCGGTCGTGGTGAGATTGATGTTCGGCGCCAGTGTGTTCGATAGCGACACCGCGCCGTCGGCCAGATAGCCGCTCCGTTGCGGAAAATGCGGGCGCTCGATCGCCGCGACCTTGAGGTTGACGGCCAGCCGCTGCTGCGCCGTGATCGGCAGGGTGAACGTACCCCGCGCGCCGGCTTCGATCCGTGTCAGCCGCTCCTCGTCGAGCCCGAAGGTCAGATAGGGGGCAACCACGGCACGCGCGGTATCGGTCACGCTGAATGAAACGGGGGTTTCCACGGTAAAACTCGGCTCGAACCGCTCGTCGTCTGTCGTAAACCGCACGTCCGAACGCAGCACGCCCGAAACGGTCAGCGCCTCGGTCCGCGCCAATTCGACGGCCACCGAGCCGCCGAACTCAAACAGCACCCCGCGCTGCTCGCGCGCCTCGTCGGGAATCGTCCCAGGTCCCCAGAGACCGCCATCGATGGTCCGCTCGGACGTGGCCCGGTTGACGTTGGTGGAAGGCGCGGCGGTGAAGTAACCACTCAGGGAGGGCTGGCCCCGCGACTGTTCGTTTTGGAGAAGCTGAGTAACGAGGTCGCGTTCCGGGCCGTCGGGCAGGATCGCCTGTAACGAACCGAGCCGGGCGGCAGCAACGTCGTACCGCCCCAATTGGCTATGGCAGCGATAAGCGACGAGATAGGGCGGCATGAAAAACGGTATCGCCTCGATCACGAGATCGGCAAGGATCACCGCATCGGAACATTGCCCGCTCTCGGCGTGACGCACCGAGGCGGCGTAGGCAGCCATGATATCGCCTTGCCCCGCCTGCGCATCGAGTTGCGCGGCAATCGCGTCGGCCCGTTGCCAATCCCTAACCGTCAGGGCCTGATCGAGCGAAACGAGGGAAAACTCTTGCGCCTGGACCGTGCCAACCGTCAGCCCGCTCAAAAGCACCCCCACAATCAAGCGTCCAATTCGGTGCATCATTCCCAAGCAAACCCATACGCCAACTAACGAAAGCGCGCTTGCGCGCCGTGCAAGGTGAATGCAATGAGGGATGGACTCCTCGAAAGTCCACCCCACGTCGATCACTAACGTTTGCTTCCGACGAGCGCGCCGGCGGTTGCGGCGTTGCCTGACTGCCCTCTGATCAAGCCGCCCATTTCCGCCGCTCCCGGGCCGTAGAACTGGCCGTCCACACGGTTTGTGGACTGAAGCGCGCCTTGCGTGGTCATGTTTCCGGTGAAACCGGTGCCTCTGATCACACCCGAGCCAGTACCAATCGGAATGTTTCCGTCGTTGAAATCCATCGAATACGTCCGTGCATCGAAATCGACACCGGCGATGAATTGACCGGCAGTGCCTGTCCCAGTAGAGGACGAAAGAGACCACAACCCATCATAGATAGCGGTCTGATTAGGCATACTGCCGGGAGCAGTTCTGTTGCCGTTGAGCACTACCACTGCCTGCTGGTTGACGGTGTTATCCGCGATCAGCGCCGCCCTTGTGTAGTCTCCGACATAGAGAATTGCACCGTCATGATTGGTGCTCGTGGGATAAGCGTAGGCATCGATCCCGCTGTAGGTGTCGTCAGGTCCGGTTGAACGCGTGAAATTGTAGGTCGCACCCGCCACTTGAACTGATGTGTTTTGTGGCGAACCGCTGATGGTTCCCGTTCCCGTTTGAGTCGTGGACGAGCCATTTTGCATCCGCAGAGCTGAATAGGTTAGCGGAGACTGTTCAGGAGGAGGCGGATTGGACCCCGAACTAGAACACCCGGCTAGGGCGAGTGTCGCGAGAGTGGTGGAAAGTACTGCGAATCGGGTGGTCATGAGTTGTCCTCCTTGAGTGGTCGGGTCGAGTAGACCTTCACTGTCCGGGCAACAATGCGGCCCGAATGTGGAAGTTCCGAGTCATGGACGTTTGAAAGCAGCGGTGTTGCAATCTGGCCCCAACAGGCTGACACATCCGTTCGAACGCCATAGTATGGTCACCAAACCAGCATGAACTGCACCTGAATGAACAAGCCCCTCGTCGTTCGCACTGCCCGCACCGTCTGCCCTCACGATTGCCCGTCAACCTGCGCTCTCGATGTCGAAGTGCTCGATACCGGCACCATCGGCCGTGTGCGCGGCGCCAAGGACGATCCCTATACGGCCGGGGTGATCTGCGAGAAGGTCGCCCGCTATGCGGAGCGCGCGCATCACCCCGACAGGCTGCTCTATCCCATGCGCCGCACCGGCCCGAAGGGATCGGGGCGGTTCGAGCGGATCACCTGGGACGAAGCGCTTGACGAGATCGGCCGCCGGTTTCTGGAGATCGAGAACGAGTTCGGCGCCGATTCCATCTGGCCTTATTACTATGCGGGCACCATGGGCCATGTGCAGCGCGACGGCATAAATCGGCTGCGCCACGCCAAGGGCTATGCCGGCCAGTACGACACCATTTGCGTCATGATCTCCTGGACCGGCTACATCGCCGGCACCGGGCTTCTGGCCGGGCCCAATCCCGAGCAGATGGCCGAGAGCGACTGCGTGGTCATTTGGGGCACCAATCCGGTCAACACCCAGATCAACGTCATGACCCATGCCATCCGCGCCCGGCGCGAGAGGGGCGCCAGGCTCGTCGTCGTCGATATCTACCGCACCGCGACCATGGAGCAGGCGGATATGCCGCTGCTCATCCGTCCGGGCACCGATGGCGCCCTGGCTTTGGCGGTGATGCATGTGCTGTTCCGCGATGGATTGGCGGACCGCGAATTTCTCTTGAGCCACACCGATTTCGACGCCGAAGTTGAATCGCACCTTGCGGATAAGACCCCGGAATGGGCAGCGTCCATCACCGGCCTGTCGGTCGAGGAAATCGAGGCTTTCGCCCAAGTGCTCGGCGAAAACCCGCGCGCCTATTTCCGCCTCGGCTATGGCTTTTCCCGCCAGCGTAATGGCGCGACCAACATGCACGCCGCGCTTTGTGTCCCCACAATGCTGGGCGCATGGAAGCATCGCGGCGGCGGCGCCTTTCATTCCAATTCCGGCACCTGGGGGCTCGACAAATCCCAGATCACCGGCGCTTCGCTCAAAAAACCCGATGTGCGCGAATTGGACATGTGCCGCATCGGCCCGATCCTCACCGGCGATGTCGAAGCGCTCAAGGGCGGCGGGCCGGTCAAGGCGCTGCTGATCCAGAACACCAATCCCATGGTGGTGACGCCCGATCACAGCCTCACCCGCCGGGGCTTTGAGCGCGAAGATCTTTTCACCGTCGTCCACGAGCAGTTCACGACCGAAACGGCCCAGATGGCCGATATCGTCCTGCCCGCGACCATGTTCGTCGAGCACAACGACTATTACACTCGCGGCGGTCACACCCGCGTACTCTATGGTCCCAAGCTGATCGACGCTCCGGGCGAAGCCATGCCGAACCACTTCGTCATCAACGAAATCGCCAGGCGCGTCGGCGCCCCTCACGCCGCAACCGAAAAGACCGACCGCGAGATGGTCGCGGAAACCTTTGCCAAATCAGGTTATGGCGACCTCGAAGAGATCGAAAAATCCGGCTTCGTCGACCGCGCCTTGCCCGATGACAGGGCCCGCTATGCCGCTGGCTTTGCCTGGCCGGATGGCAAGTTCCGCTTCAAGCCCGATTGGGAGGCCACGCGGATCAAGCGCGGCGTGGAATGGGTCTGCGATCCATCCGAGATGCCAAAACTTGTCGATTTCACCGATTGGAACGAACCGACTTCCGCCGAGGTCCCGTTCCGCCTCACCACCTCTCCGGCGCGGACGTTCCTCAACTCCACCTTCATCGAAACCCCCGGCAGCCAGAAGCGGGAGGGGGCACCATCGCTCCTTATGCACCCTGACGATGCCTCCCGCCTCGACCTCTCCGATGGCGCACCCGTCACCGTCGGCAATCACCGTGGAAGCGTTGAACTGACCTTGCGCGTCTTCGATGGCCTGCGTCCCGGCGTCGTCGTTGCCGAGGGCCTGCATCCGCACAAGGCGCATCGCAAGGGCAGGGGGATCAACACCTTGATCGGCTCCGATCCCGTCAAGCCGTTCGGTGGAGCGGCTTTCCACGATGCCGCCGTTTGGGTCAGGGCATCGGCCGCATGACCGAGATCGCTCCCGCCTCCCGCCCGCGTATCGCGGCAGTCGATATCGCGCGCGGCATCGCCATCGTCGCGATGGTCATCTATCACTTCTCCTGGGACCTGGCTTTCCTCGGCTTCGTGGATTTCGACCCCACCCAGTCGCTCCCCTGGATCGTTTTCCAGAAATCGATCGTGGGCACCTTCATCTTTTTGACCGGCGTTTCGCTCGTGCTCGGCCATGGCGCCGGCATCCGCTGGCCCGCGTTCTGGCGGCGCTTCGCCATAATCCTTGGCGCCGCGCTGCTGGTCACGGCCGGCACCTATACGTTCTACGCCGAAACCTTCGTCTATTTCGGCGTCCTGCACGCCATCGCGCTTTTCAGCCTTTTAGGGCTCGTTTTCCTGCGCGCGCCGCTGGCGTTGGTCATCGTTCCGGCGATCGCGATCAGCCTATTGCCGCTGTTCGTGCAAGACCCGCTGTTCGGCGAAAAGCTCTGGTCCTGGATCGGCCTGTGGGACGTTCCCCCGCCCACCGAGGATCTCGTTCCCATCTTCCCATGGTTCGGCGTCGCGCTCGCCGGCATTGCCGCCGCCCGCTTGGCTCTGGCCAGCGGCTTTGCCACCCGCCTCGCTGAAATCCAGGGCACCACGTCCCCGGCGCGCTTTCTTGCGCGAATGGGCCGCTGGAGTCTGGTCATCTACGTCTTGCATCAACCGATCATGATCGGCGTCCTGATGGGCATTTCCTCGCTCACCGGCGTGAGCGAAGCCAACCGCGCCAACAATTTCCTCGCAAGCTGCGAAGCCACCTGCGGCCAGTCGGCGCCCGACCAGAGCTATTGCACCGCCTATTGCGCCTGCACGCTCGACCGCATTGAAGGCGATAGCCTGTGGGCCATGCTCGAAGCACCCGAGCGCACACCCGACCAGGACGCGACGCTCCAGACGCTCGCCAACCAATGCGCGACTCAGGTGCTCGACGAAAGGCTGCTGGCGCCTTAGGGCCACCTGCGCCGGCCCACCGCACCACCGTCATCCCGGCCTTGAGCCGGGATCCAGTAGCCGGCAGCGCCGGCGGTTCCTCCCGCGCACCGGCTACCCATAAGTCGTCCAGAAAAAATAGAGCGTCAGCCCGATCCCATAGACGATCACGAACCCCCTGATCGCCTTGGCCGGCACCAGATGCGAGAAATAGGCCGCCGCAAAGCCCCCGACCACTGCTCCCGCCAGCGCCACCGAACCGTCCACCCAGGCAATCGACCCCGTCGCGGCAAACCGCACCACGGCCACCACCGAGATCACCGAGGACAGCAAAAGCTTGAGCCCGTTCATCACGTGAACGTCCTCGAATCCGGCCAGCGCCAGCCAGGCCAGCAGCACGATGCCCAGGCCCGCATTGAAGAACCCGCCATAAAAGCTCGTCGCCAGCAGAAGCGCCGAAAGCCCGATCGCCCCCGCCCGCGCCGCATGCCGGCTGCCGCTCGACCGCGACGCGAGGAAGCGGTTGATCCGCTGCCCGAAGATATAGATCGCCACAGCGAACGCCATCAGCCACGGGATGATCCCGGAGAACTGCTCGTCCGAAATCCGCATCAGCGCCTCGGCGCCCAGATAGCCACCCACCAGCCCGATCGCGCAATAGAGCACCATCCGGTCGCGATAGGGCGCGATGTGCTTCCAGTACCCGACAGTGCCGCTCACATAGCCGGGCAAACACGCATAGGTATTTGACGCATTGGCGAGCACCGGCGGAACGCCGGCGAACAACAGCGCCGGAAAGATCACGAACGAGCCGCCACCGGCGAGCGAGTTGATCATCCCGCCGATCAGACCGGCGGCGAAAAGCAGTAAAAATGTCACGAAAACAGTTCCGGGAAACGTTGGAAATCAACATCTAGCCAACACTGGCATCAATGCTCAATTCAATACCATGAATTTTCCGCATGGCGGACATGAGGTTGACACGGGCGGCGGTCGCTCCTATCTCCCGTCTCGGTCGAAGAGCCAGCCGTCCGCGAGGCAAGAGCCTTGAGGTGAAGTCTTCCACGCCATGCCGTTTTCCGGCCCGCGTGAATTCTGCAAACATCGTCCTAACTCATTGGCGGTGCTTGGCAATGCGGACGCCCAAGACAAGAAATCCGCCGTGGAGACATGACGATGCGCAAACCTGCATCCCATCTGACCACGACCGACCTCAAGACCGAGGCGCGTCAGTATCGTGCCGCCCAGCTCGAAGCTGGCCGCACCGTTTCTCATGCCCAAGCCCTTGAAATGGTTGCGCGTTTTCACGGCTTCCGCGATTGGAACACCGCCTCCGGCGTGCTCCCCATGACCCGCGCGCCCGCCTTTGCCCTGAGCCAGCGGATCAGCGGAACCTATCTGAAACAACCCTTTAGCGGCACCATCATCGGCCTCGCCGCCCTGGGGGCAGGGGACATGTTCCGCCTCACCGTCCAGTTCGATGAACCCGTCGACGTCGTCTCGTTCGAAAGCTTTTCCGCTTTCCGTCAACGGGTTGAAGCCACCGTCACCCGCGAGGGCGTCTCGCCCAGCCGCACCAGCGACGGTGAACCGCACATGGTGATTACCTCGAGAGGCTGAATATCGAAGCCGGCGCATCGAAAGCTGCGCCGGCTTTTTCGAACAGGGTTGCGTTCATCGGCAACATACGATGAATTGAGGCGAGTTGTCCGGTGTCCAAGGAGTCGTCATGACTGAACAAACCAAGCCGATCGATCTTTATTATTTCCCCACGCCCAACGGGCACAAGATCTCGATCATGCTCGAAGAGCTTGGCGTGCCCTATACCGTCCATGCCATTCATATCGGCAAGGGTGATCAGTTCAAGCCAGAGTTTCTGGCCATCTCACCCAACAACAAGATCCCGGCAATCGTCGATCCGGAAGGCCCCGGCGGCGAGCCGATCTCGGTTTTTGAATCCGGCGCCATCCTAAAATACCTCGCCGAGAAGTTCGGCAGATTCTATCCGACCGATCCGCGGGCTCGCGTCAAAGTTGATGAGTGGCTGTTCTGGCAGATGGGCGGATTTGGCCCGATGCTCGGCCAGAACCATCATTTCAAGCAATACGCGCCGGAAAAGATCCAGTACGCCATCGATCGTTACGTCAATGAAACTCACCGCCTCTACGGCGTGCTGAACAAGCAGCTCGAGGGCAAGGATTATATTGCCGGCGACTACTCGATTGCCGACATGGCGACGCTGAGTTGGTCGCTCGGCTGGGAAAAGCAGGGCATGGATATTGCCGAATTTCCCAATGTTGCCGCTTGGCAGGAGCGCCTCAAGGCCCGTCCGGGCGTCCAACGCGGTCTCGCGGTGAAGTTGCCCGAAGATCAGACCATGAACCTGGCTGAAGACAAGGAAGCGCAGAAAGTGATGTTCAACCAGCGCGCTCGCTGATTCTGAACATAAAAAACGGCACCCGCGAGGGTGCCGTTTTTATCAGGAGGACCGGCTTACCAGCCGTTGCGATCGAACCACGAGTCGACGTCGCGGCGTGCATCTTCCTTGGATTTGCCGTAGCGTTCCTGGATCTTGCCTTCAAGTTGTTCGCGCTTGCCACCGATCTGATCGAGATCGTCGTCAGTGAGCTTGCCCCACTGCTCTTTCACCTTGCCGGTAAACTGCTTCCAGTTGCCTTCCATCTGATCGCGGTTCATCGTGTTTCTCCTTTTGATACCGTTACCGTGGAAACGGCTGAGCACTGTTGGAAGTTCCCGGCGGAGCTTTCTGCATCGTCCCCGGCATTTTCGTCGCGCTGGGCAAAAAGCCCTTGCACTCCCGTGACGTTCCGGGCTACCACCCGCCTCGGAGAGGTGGCCGAGTGGTCGAAGGCGCGCCCCTGCTAAGGGCGTAGGCGGGTAACTGTCTCGAGGGTTCGAATCCCTTCCTCTCCGCCATTGCCCTTTTCATCATTCCCATCCTAGGCGCTTGCAGCGCCGAAAGACGCTTCACCTTGACAGTGAGGTCGACTACCAGTGCCCATAAGCTGGGCCGGGCGGCCGATTCTGTGGGGAGGGTGCGTTGAAATCTGCGACAGCGAACGACGTTGCGCGATTGGCGGGTGTTTCCCGGTCTGCCGTGTCCCGCACATTTTCCGGCAACGGGTTCGTCTCAAGCGAAAAGCGCGAAAAAATCCTCAAGGCGGCCCAGCAACTCGACTATCGCCCCAACGCTATCGCCAGCAGCCTTGCCAGCCGGCAGAGCAATATGGTCGCGGTGATCATCAATAAACTCCCCGATGGTCGCTCGCCCTATTTCTACAATGCACTGATGAATGCGATTCAGGAGCAAGGCCTCTTGCCGCTCATGGTGATGGTCGAGCCGGGCGAGGATGGCATTCGTACGCTCAACAGGGCGGCGGCTTATCCTGTGCGGGGCATGGTGGTGATGGGTGACAGCGTACATCCCGCTGCAACCGGTAGTATTGTCTCCATGACGCGCCCAATCATTCTCAACGGTCAATGGACAGGTGACGACGAAGTCGACGCTGTCGTGATCGATCAGCGTCAGGGAATATCCGACATGGTTGCCGATCTCGCCGCCACCGGCCACCGCACCGTTGCTTTCATGGGGGGGCGTTCCACCGCCCTCATCGCCCGTGATCGGCGGAGCGCGCTGATCGATGCCATGGTGGCGCACGGATTGACGCTGGTTGCCGAGGGCAACGGCGATTTCAAATATGACCAGGCCCATGAAGAAGCCATAAGGATGTTCTCGGCCGGGAAATTGCCCGATGCGCTATTCTGCGCCAACGACATCATGGCTTTCGCGGCCATGGATGCGCTGCGTTACAAACTCGGGCGCAACGTGCCCGACGACATCAGTGTTATCGGCTATGATGACAACATCTCGGCGCGCTGGGGCGCCTATCAACTCTCCACGATCCGCCAAAGCTCCGACGATGTGATCGGTCAGATCCTCTCGCTGTTGACCGAACCACGCCAGCAGCCCGGTCAATTCCGGGTGCGGACCGAATACATACGTCGCACGACCGTAGCATTGCGGCGGTAAAACACGGCAAGACCTCCATAAATGGCCTCCACCAGCTCGCGTCACACGCGTGAGCAAGTGGACGCGCGTGCAGTTTTCAAAACGCTATCATACGAGCGTAATGAAGTTGTCATGGGGGAGATACAAAACGCACATATGCAAGCGCGTGCACAATGATTGGCGCGCCGATCATCGTTTCCGCCCTCCATGGCAATAAAAGTGGGATGCCATCATGAACCTTCTCAACAAGCGCCTGAACGCTCTGGCGGGTACCGTGGCTTTGGTCATGGCCGCTTCGCCCGCGCTCGCGCAAACCTGCAACGCGTATTCGGAAGCCCCGCAGCTCGCAGAAGCC from Pelagibacterium sp. 26DY04 harbors:
- a CDS encoding CsbD family protein, whose amino-acid sequence is MNRDQMEGNWKQFTGKVKEQWGKLTDDDLDQIGGKREQLEGKIQERYGKSKEDARRDVDSWFDRNGW
- a CDS encoding MDR family MFS transporter, producing the protein MSQSIPPAPEEKPANVRLVIGAVIATLLVASLGQTIITTALPIIVGELGGIEHISWAITAYLLAATVAAPVFGKLGDMYGRKLMLQVGLGLFMVASVIAALSVDLTMLVACRFLQGFGGGGLIVTAMAAVGDVLPARERGKAQGFIGASFGVSTAIGPLIGGLIVQTLSWRWLFLVNLPIGLIAFAVIAVAFQPHATSVKRKIDYAGAILLTVSLSSLVIYTSIGGTVMPWLDPLALSLPVVGIVSLIAFVLVERKAAEPILPLYLFRNNAFLVSNGVGFIVGTVMFGTITYMPSYLLIVQGFAPTQAGLALLPLMIGLIGTSTLSGMYMSRTGRYKLLPIVSSAVLAVGALLLGTLGTDTPFPLVMLYVLLVGIGIGPVMSVGVAAIQNAVPHSVLGVATASAQMFRQIGGSLGVAVLGAIFANRLAYETAAIGHPEGTAGFNADILATMPAAEQAAMLQAYVSALHPIFWIAAIAAVVAFVIGWLLVEIPLSDRRPERMDLEPEAQAAE
- a CDS encoding transferrin-binding protein-like solute binding protein: MTTRFAVLSTTLATLALAGCSSSGSNPPPPEQSPLTYSALRMQNGSSTTQTGTGTISGSPQNTSVQVAGATYNFTRSTGPDDTYSGIDAYAYPTSTNHDGAILYVGDYTRAALIADNTVNQQAVVVLNGNRTAPGSMPNQTAIYDGLWSLSSSTGTGTAGQFIAGVDFDARTYSMDFNDGNIPIGTGSGVIRGTGFTGNMTTQGALQSTNRVDGQFYGPGAAEMGGLIRGQSGNAATAGALVGSKR
- a CDS encoding LacI family DNA-binding transcriptional regulator, giving the protein MKSATANDVARLAGVSRSAVSRTFSGNGFVSSEKREKILKAAQQLDYRPNAIASSLASRQSNMVAVIINKLPDGRSPYFYNALMNAIQEQGLLPLMVMVEPGEDGIRTLNRAAAYPVRGMVVMGDSVHPAATGSIVSMTRPIILNGQWTGDDEVDAVVIDQRQGISDMVADLAATGHRTVAFMGGRSTALIARDRRSALIDAMVAHGLTLVAEGNGDFKYDQAHEEAIRMFSAGKLPDALFCANDIMAFAAMDALRYKLGRNVPDDISVIGYDDNISARWGAYQLSTIRQSSDDVIGQILSLLTEPRQQPGQFRVRTEYIRRTTVALRR
- a CDS encoding surface lipoprotein assembly modifier, encoding MMHRIGRLIVGVLLSGLTVGTVQAQEFSLVSLDQALTVRDWQRADAIAAQLDAQAGQGDIMAAYAASVRHAESGQCSDAVILADLVIEAIPFFMPPYLVAYRCHSQLGRYDVAAARLGSLQAILPDGPERDLVTQLLQNEQSRGQPSLSGYFTAAPSTNVNRATSERTIDGGLWGPGTIPDEAREQRGVLFEFGGSVAVELARTEALTVSGVLRSDVRFTTDDERFEPSFTVETPVSFSVTDTARAVVAPYLTFGLDEERLTRIEAGARGTFTLPITAQQRLAVNLKVAAIERPHFPQRSGYLADGAVSLSNTLAPNINLTTTARAIYHHTDDESFRTLEGTLEARLDTLLEGGLLLGLEGTVGQRWHWRPAPFQTEKDQVDTFVTGRIDASHRDITFGPLMPSIYYEYTNSWSDNVFYDYESHDIGLSLRASF
- a CDS encoding heparan-alpha-glucosaminide N-acetyltransferase produces the protein MTEIAPASRPRIAAVDIARGIAIVAMVIYHFSWDLAFLGFVDFDPTQSLPWIVFQKSIVGTFIFLTGVSLVLGHGAGIRWPAFWRRFAIILGAALLVTAGTYTFYAETFVYFGVLHAIALFSLLGLVFLRAPLALVIVPAIAISLLPLFVQDPLFGEKLWSWIGLWDVPPPTEDLVPIFPWFGVALAGIAAARLALASGFATRLAEIQGTTSPARFLARMGRWSLVIYVLHQPIMIGVLMGISSLTGVSEANRANNFLASCEATCGQSAPDQSYCTAYCACTLDRIEGDSLWAMLEAPERTPDQDATLQTLANQCATQVLDERLLAP
- a CDS encoding glyoxalase superfamily protein; translation: MRKPASHLTTTDLKTEARQYRAAQLEAGRTVSHAQALEMVARFHGFRDWNTASGVLPMTRAPAFALSQRISGTYLKQPFSGTIIGLAALGAGDMFRLTVQFDEPVDVVSFESFSAFRQRVEATVTREGVSPSRTSDGEPHMVITSRG
- a CDS encoding molybdopterin oxidoreductase family protein is translated as MNKPLVVRTARTVCPHDCPSTCALDVEVLDTGTIGRVRGAKDDPYTAGVICEKVARYAERAHHPDRLLYPMRRTGPKGSGRFERITWDEALDEIGRRFLEIENEFGADSIWPYYYAGTMGHVQRDGINRLRHAKGYAGQYDTICVMISWTGYIAGTGLLAGPNPEQMAESDCVVIWGTNPVNTQINVMTHAIRARRERGARLVVVDIYRTATMEQADMPLLIRPGTDGALALAVMHVLFRDGLADREFLLSHTDFDAEVESHLADKTPEWAASITGLSVEEIEAFAQVLGENPRAYFRLGYGFSRQRNGATNMHAALCVPTMLGAWKHRGGGAFHSNSGTWGLDKSQITGASLKKPDVRELDMCRIGPILTGDVEALKGGGPVKALLIQNTNPMVVTPDHSLTRRGFEREDLFTVVHEQFTTETAQMADIVLPATMFVEHNDYYTRGGHTRVLYGPKLIDAPGEAMPNHFVINEIARRVGAPHAATEKTDREMVAETFAKSGYGDLEEIEKSGFVDRALPDDRARYAAGFAWPDGKFRFKPDWEATRIKRGVEWVCDPSEMPKLVDFTDWNEPTSAEVPFRLTTSPARTFLNSTFIETPGSQKREGAPSLLMHPDDASRLDLSDGAPVTVGNHRGSVELTLRVFDGLRPGVVVAEGLHPHKAHRKGRGINTLIGSDPVKPFGGAAFHDAAVWVRASAA
- a CDS encoding glutathione S-transferase N-terminal domain-containing protein, with protein sequence MTEQTKPIDLYYFPTPNGHKISIMLEELGVPYTVHAIHIGKGDQFKPEFLAISPNNKIPAIVDPEGPGGEPISVFESGAILKYLAEKFGRFYPTDPRARVKVDEWLFWQMGGFGPMLGQNHHFKQYAPEKIQYAIDRYVNETHRLYGVLNKQLEGKDYIAGDYSIADMATLSWSLGWEKQGMDIAEFPNVAAWQERLKARPGVQRGLAVKLPEDQTMNLAEDKEAQKVMFNQRAR
- a CDS encoding sulfite exporter TauE/SafE family protein, with product MTFLLLFAAGLIGGMINSLAGGGSFVIFPALLFAGVPPVLANASNTYACLPGYVSGTVGYWKHIAPYRDRMVLYCAIGLVGGYLGAEALMRISDEQFSGIIPWLMAFAVAIYIFGQRINRFLASRSSGSRHAARAGAIGLSALLLATSFYGGFFNAGLGIVLLAWLALAGFEDVHVMNGLKLLLSSVISVVAVVRFAATGSIAWVDGSVALAGAVVGGFAAAYFSHLVPAKAIRGFVIVYGIGLTLYFFWTTYG